The following are from one region of the Azospirillum sp. TSH100 genome:
- a CDS encoding 3-hydroxybutyryl-CoA dehydrogenase, with amino-acid sequence MTTIKKIGIIGAGQMGSGIAQVCAQAGYDVVLSDISEAVLEKALANIGRNFDRQIQKGKLEETAKAAALARIATGTDLSVFGDSDLVIEAATENEALKRDLLKKLVPHLKPEALIATNTSSISITRLAAATDRPAKFMGMHFMNPVPVMQLVELIRGIATDEPTFEAIKELTLAIGKTAAVAEDFPAFIVNRILLPMINEAVYTLYEGVGGVEAIDTALKLGANHPMGPLELADFIGLDTCLAVMQVLYEGLADSKYRPCPLLVKYVEAGWIGKKYGRGFYDYSQTPPVPTR; translated from the coding sequence GATGGGCAGCGGTATTGCCCAGGTCTGCGCCCAGGCCGGCTATGATGTCGTCCTGTCCGACATCAGCGAGGCGGTCCTGGAAAAGGCGCTCGCCAACATCGGCCGCAATTTCGACCGGCAGATCCAGAAGGGCAAGCTGGAGGAGACGGCGAAGGCCGCCGCCCTCGCCCGCATCGCCACCGGCACCGACCTGTCGGTGTTCGGCGATTCCGATCTGGTGATCGAAGCCGCGACCGAGAACGAGGCGCTGAAGCGCGACCTGCTGAAGAAGCTGGTCCCGCACCTGAAGCCGGAAGCGCTGATCGCGACGAACACCTCGTCGATCTCGATCACCCGTCTGGCGGCGGCGACCGACCGTCCGGCCAAGTTCATGGGCATGCATTTCATGAACCCGGTGCCGGTGATGCAGCTGGTCGAGCTGATCCGCGGCATCGCGACCGACGAGCCGACCTTCGAGGCCATCAAGGAACTGACTCTCGCCATCGGCAAGACCGCCGCGGTGGCCGAGGATTTCCCCGCCTTCATCGTCAACCGCATCCTGCTGCCGATGATCAACGAAGCCGTCTACACGCTCTATGAGGGCGTCGGCGGCGTCGAGGCCATCGACACCGCGCTGAAGCTGGGCGCCAACCACCCGATGGGCCCGCTGGAACTGGCCGACTTCATCGGTCTGGACACCTGTCTGGCGGTGATGCAGGTGCTGTACGAGGGCCTGGCCGACAGCAAGTACCGCCCCTGCCCGCTGCTGGTGAAGTATGTCGAGGCCGGCTGGATCGGCAAGAAGTACGGCCGTGGCTTCTACGACTACTCGCAGACGCCGCCGGTGCCGACGCGCTGA
- a CDS encoding glutathione S-transferase: MTIIVHHLNNSRSQRILWLLEELELPYELRFYQRDKVTNLAPPELKAVHPLGKSPLLEIDGRIVMESGAIVQHLCERAGRFLPAAGSDDALRHLQLMHFAEGSVMTPVLLDLYVGRLGEAGAPLHPRIQEQLASHFQYLESELRPSGHFVGDSLTGADIMLSFPIEIAMMKGNRDRWPKLAAFVDAMHARPAWQRALAKGGAYFQ, translated from the coding sequence ATGACCATCATCGTCCATCATCTCAACAACAGCCGGTCGCAGCGGATCCTCTGGCTCCTGGAGGAGCTGGAGCTTCCCTATGAACTCCGCTTCTACCAGCGCGACAAGGTGACCAATCTGGCGCCGCCGGAGCTGAAGGCGGTGCATCCGCTGGGGAAATCCCCGCTGCTGGAGATCGACGGACGGATCGTCATGGAGTCCGGCGCCATCGTCCAGCATCTGTGCGAGCGTGCCGGCCGCTTCCTGCCGGCGGCCGGCTCCGACGATGCGCTGCGCCATCTCCAGCTGATGCATTTCGCCGAAGGGTCGGTGATGACCCCGGTGCTGCTCGACCTCTATGTCGGCCGGCTCGGTGAAGCGGGGGCGCCGCTGCATCCCCGCATCCAGGAGCAGCTGGCCAGCCATTTCCAGTATCTGGAGTCGGAGCTTCGCCCGTCCGGCCATTTCGTCGGCGACAGCCTGACCGGTGCCGACATCATGCTCAGCTTCCCGATCGAGATTGCGATGATGAAGGGCAACCGCGACCGCTGGCCGAAGCTGGCCGCCTTCGTCGACGCCATGCACGCCCGTCCGGCCTGGCAGCGCGCGCTGGCCAAGGGCGGCGCCTATTTCCAGTGA
- a CDS encoding glucose/quinate/shikimate family membrane-bound PQQ-dependent dehydrogenase: MKHSERSLVLWAKGGFALWAMVILLAILGLGALGGGLWLILLGGSWYYAVAGLLFLATAALLAKRSPAALSVYALLVIGTLIWALWEVGLDWWPLSARGDVIAVVGFLLLLPWITRRLGEREPMAGEPAPGAYPVGVFRGTGLPLTASLVIVLLVAVASWFTDPHRIDGTVPTRQQTASAGPASGPAIPDGEWQAYGRTGYGQRYSPLTGITPENVDKLQVAWSYETGDLRGQPGDPKETTFEVTPLKIGNRLFLCSPHQHVIALDATTGKEVWRRDLQIDPKQLALQHLTCRGLSYRPAPQAAVSTPAAGACAAKLYMPTADGRLVALNPEDGSICTGFGENGQVNLWANMPNVQPGAYYSTSPPVVTAKLIVVGGTVLDNVSTKEQSGVVRAFDADSGRLVWNWDSAKPDQTAPIADGQTYTVNSPNSWSIASVDEALGMVYLPLGNQPPDQFGGNRSPEVERFSSSVVALDLATGQVRWVFQTVHHDLWDYDVPAQPSLIDLTVNGRTVPALVQPTKQGELFVLDRRTGQPVLPVTEKPAPQGAAEGDHSAPTQPVSALSYDPPPLTGADMWGATMFDQLACRIALKRLRYDGRFSPPSLQGSLIYPGNFGVFNWGSVAVDPQRQIAFTTPTYLAFVSQLVPRRNDKDLYVQGGERPKFSLPALNENFGAPYAIKLGPFVSALGLPCQAPPWGYVAAADLTTGKVVWKHKNGTTRDASPVPLPFHMGVPNLGGPMMTAGGVAFLSGTIDYYVRAYDVSTGRQLWESRLPAGGQATPMTYQGEDGRQYVLVVAGGHGSLGTKGGDSVIAYALPK; this comes from the coding sequence ATGAAACATTCCGAACGAAGCCTCGTCCTATGGGCGAAGGGCGGTTTCGCCCTCTGGGCGATGGTCATCCTGCTGGCGATTCTGGGGCTGGGGGCGCTGGGCGGCGGGCTCTGGCTGATCCTGCTCGGCGGCTCCTGGTACTACGCCGTCGCCGGCCTGCTGTTCCTCGCCACCGCCGCGCTGTTGGCGAAGCGCTCGCCGGCCGCGCTCTCGGTCTATGCGCTGCTGGTGATCGGCACGCTGATCTGGGCGCTGTGGGAGGTCGGGCTGGACTGGTGGCCGCTGTCGGCGCGCGGCGACGTGATCGCCGTGGTCGGCTTCCTGCTGCTGCTGCCCTGGATCACCCGCCGCCTGGGCGAGCGTGAACCAATGGCCGGCGAGCCGGCGCCGGGTGCCTATCCCGTCGGCGTCTTCCGCGGCACCGGCCTCCCCCTGACCGCCTCGCTGGTCATCGTGCTGCTGGTCGCCGTCGCCTCCTGGTTCACCGACCCGCACCGCATCGACGGCACCGTTCCGACCCGCCAGCAGACCGCATCGGCGGGACCGGCGTCCGGTCCGGCAATCCCGGACGGGGAATGGCAGGCTTATGGCCGCACCGGCTATGGCCAGCGCTATTCACCGCTGACCGGCATCACCCCGGAGAATGTCGACAAGCTCCAGGTCGCCTGGAGCTATGAGACCGGCGATCTGCGCGGCCAGCCCGGCGATCCCAAGGAAACCACCTTCGAGGTGACGCCGCTGAAAATCGGCAACCGCCTGTTCCTGTGCTCGCCGCACCAGCATGTCATCGCGCTGGACGCCACCACCGGCAAGGAGGTCTGGCGCCGCGACCTGCAAATCGACCCCAAACAGCTGGCCTTGCAGCACCTGACCTGCCGCGGCCTGTCCTACCGCCCGGCACCGCAAGCCGCCGTTTCCACTCCTGCGGCCGGCGCCTGCGCCGCCAAGCTGTACATGCCGACCGCCGACGGCCGTCTGGTGGCGCTGAACCCGGAGGACGGGTCGATCTGCACCGGCTTCGGCGAGAATGGTCAGGTCAATCTGTGGGCCAACATGCCCAACGTCCAGCCCGGCGCCTATTATTCGACCTCCCCGCCGGTGGTGACCGCCAAGCTGATCGTCGTCGGCGGCACGGTGCTGGACAATGTCTCGACCAAGGAGCAATCGGGCGTCGTCCGCGCCTTCGATGCCGACAGCGGCCGGCTGGTGTGGAACTGGGATTCGGCGAAGCCGGACCAGACCGCGCCGATCGCCGACGGCCAGACCTACACCGTCAACTCGCCCAACAGCTGGTCGATCGCCAGCGTCGACGAGGCGCTGGGCATGGTCTATCTGCCGCTGGGCAACCAGCCGCCCGACCAGTTCGGCGGCAACCGCAGCCCGGAGGTCGAGCGCTTCTCCTCCTCCGTCGTGGCGCTCGATCTGGCGACGGGCCAAGTGCGCTGGGTCTTCCAGACCGTGCATCACGACCTGTGGGACTATGACGTGCCGGCGCAGCCCAGCCTGATCGACCTGACCGTCAACGGCCGGACCGTTCCGGCGCTGGTCCAGCCGACCAAGCAGGGCGAGCTGTTCGTGCTGGACCGCCGCACCGGCCAGCCCGTGCTGCCGGTGACCGAGAAGCCGGCGCCGCAGGGCGCCGCCGAAGGCGACCATTCCGCCCCGACCCAGCCGGTCTCGGCCCTCTCCTACGACCCGCCGCCGCTGACCGGGGCGGACATGTGGGGGGCGACGATGTTCGATCAGCTCGCCTGCCGCATCGCGCTGAAGCGGCTGCGCTATGACGGCCGCTTCAGCCCTCCCTCCCTGCAGGGCTCGCTGATCTATCCCGGCAATTTCGGCGTGTTCAACTGGGGCAGCGTCGCCGTCGATCCGCAGCGCCAGATCGCCTTCACCACGCCCACATATCTCGCCTTCGTCTCGCAGCTGGTGCCGCGCCGGAACGACAAGGATCTGTATGTCCAGGGCGGGGAGCGGCCCAAATTCAGCCTGCCGGCACTGAACGAGAATTTCGGCGCCCCTTACGCGATAAAGCTCGGCCCCTTCGTCTCGGCGCTTGGGCTGCCCTGTCAGGCGCCGCCCTGGGGCTATGTCGCCGCCGCCGACCTGACGACCGGCAAGGTTGTCTGGAAGCACAAGAACGGCACCACCCGCGACGCCTCGCCGGTTCCGCTGCCCTTCCATATGGGTGTGCCCAACCTGGGCGGCCCGATGATGACCGCGGGCGGCGTCGCCTTCCTGTCCGGCACCATCGACTATTATGTGCGGGCCTACGACGTCTCCACCGGCAGGCAGCTGTGGGAAAGCCGCCTGCCGGCCGGCGGTCAGGCGACGCCGATGACCTACCAGGGCGAGGATGGCCGCCAATATGTTCTGGTGGTCGCCGGCGGCCATGGCTCGCTGGGGACCAAGGGCGGCGATTCGGTGATCGCCTATGCGCTGCCGAAGTGA
- a CDS encoding BON domain-containing protein, translating to MHRHPWSEEFVKMSPQGRYRGVGPRNYRRSDERILEDINERLTDDHHIDASDIGVRVEGGEVTLSGTVTDRAARRRAEDIAESVSGVGHVQNDLRVASRNAPGRSTSVGMGERVEPAAPQGEGSVTGPGAPARDAMVAALDNSSMVLGKQPLPEDDTLRRGDAMAGGGAGVGAGGSGRR from the coding sequence ATGCACCGCCACCCCTGGAGCGAGGAGTTCGTCAAGATGAGCCCGCAGGGCCGCTATCGCGGCGTCGGCCCGCGCAACTATCGCCGCTCCGACGAGCGCATCCTGGAGGACATCAACGAACGCCTGACCGACGACCATCACATCGACGCCTCCGACATCGGGGTGAGGGTGGAGGGGGGCGAAGTGACGCTGTCCGGCACGGTGACCGACCGCGCCGCCCGCCGCCGGGCGGAGGACATCGCCGAAAGCGTGTCGGGCGTCGGCCATGTGCAGAACGACCTGCGCGTCGCCAGCCGGAACGCGCCGGGCCGATCCACCAGCGTCGGAATGGGCGAACGGGTGGAGCCGGCGGCCCCGCAGGGCGAAGGCAGCGTGACCGGCCCCGGCGCCCCGGCGCGCGACGCGATGGTGGCGGCACTCGACAACAGCTCCATGGTGCTGGGCAAGCAGCCGCTGCCGGAGGACGACACCCTGCGGCGCGGCGACGCCATGGCCGGTGGAGGGGCCGGTGTAGGGGCCGGCGGGAGCGGCCGGCGCTGA
- a CDS encoding allantoate amidohydrolase — MPDSLLSDSPLSGAALLARIDALAAISAEDGRLSRLYLTPEHRRANDLVAGWMREAGMGVREDAVGNIIGRYEGERPGLPALLIGSHLDTVRDAGRYDGMLGVLTGIAVVADLKARGRRLPFAVEVIGFGDEEGTRFQSTLIGSRAIAGTFDPAVLETRDAAGTRLADAMTAFGLDPAAWATAAYKADDVLAYAELHIEQGPVLEALGRPVGVVTAIAGATRLAVTVEGMAGHAGTVPMTLRRDALAAAAEMILAVEQLCSGQERLVGTVGRIEASPGATNVIPGKVRFTIDLRADRDGLRLERVGAVRARLEAIADARGVAIGFETLHESPAVACHPALMAQFAAAAEAEGLDAPELPSGAGHDAMAVAALTDIAMLFVRCERGISHNPAERITAADAEAGARVLARFVENFQPATSIP, encoded by the coding sequence ATGCCTGATTCCCTGCTGTCCGACTCTCCCTTGTCCGGAGCGGCCCTTCTCGCCCGCATCGACGCGCTGGCGGCGATCAGCGCCGAGGACGGGCGGCTGTCGCGCCTCTACCTGACGCCGGAACACCGCCGCGCCAACGACCTCGTCGCCGGCTGGATGCGGGAGGCGGGGATGGGCGTGCGCGAGGACGCGGTCGGCAACATCATCGGCCGCTACGAGGGCGAGCGGCCGGGCCTGCCGGCGCTGCTGATCGGCTCCCATCTCGACACCGTGCGCGATGCCGGGCGCTATGACGGCATGCTGGGGGTGCTGACCGGCATCGCCGTGGTCGCCGACCTGAAGGCCCGCGGCCGGCGCCTGCCCTTCGCCGTCGAGGTGATCGGTTTCGGCGACGAGGAGGGCACGCGGTTCCAGTCCACGCTGATCGGCAGCCGCGCCATCGCCGGCACCTTCGATCCGGCGGTGCTGGAGACGCGCGACGCCGCCGGCACCCGGCTGGCCGACGCGATGACCGCCTTCGGACTCGACCCCGCCGCCTGGGCCACCGCCGCCTATAAGGCGGACGACGTGCTGGCCTATGCCGAGCTGCACATCGAACAGGGGCCGGTGCTGGAGGCTCTCGGCCGCCCGGTCGGCGTTGTCACCGCCATCGCCGGCGCCACCCGGCTGGCGGTGACGGTGGAGGGCATGGCCGGCCATGCCGGCACCGTGCCGATGACCCTGCGCCGCGACGCGCTGGCGGCGGCGGCCGAAATGATCCTGGCGGTGGAGCAGCTCTGCTCCGGGCAGGAGCGGCTGGTCGGCACCGTCGGCCGGATCGAGGCGTCGCCCGGCGCCACCAACGTCATTCCCGGCAAGGTCCGCTTCACCATCGATTTGCGCGCCGACCGCGACGGGCTGCGGCTGGAGCGGGTCGGCGCCGTCCGCGCCCGGCTGGAGGCCATCGCCGACGCCCGCGGCGTCGCCATCGGCTTCGAGACGCTGCATGAAAGCCCGGCCGTCGCCTGCCACCCGGCGCTGATGGCGCAGTTCGCCGCCGCCGCCGAGGCCGAAGGGCTGGATGCGCCGGAACTGCCGAGCGGCGCCGGCCATGACGCCATGGCGGTGGCGGCGCTGACCGACATCGCCATGCTGTTCGTGCGCTGCGAACGCGGCATCTCGCACAATCCGGCCGAGCGCATCACCGCCGCCGACGCCGAGGCGGGAGCCCGCGTGCTCGCCCGCTTCGTCGAGAATTTCCAGCCCGCAACCTCCATTCCGTGA
- a CDS encoding M20/M25/M40 family metallo-hydrolase → MTDLSPSLAATLDEAVNARFDEEVRFLAELVKVPSDNPPGDCAPHAVRAAELLEATGFTVERHPVPAELVRANGMISATNLVIRHRFGDGPTVALNAHGDVVPPGEGWSSDPYGAEIRDGVMYGRGVAVSKSDFATYAFALRALMESKAALKGTVELHLTYDEEAGGEIGPKWLLDQGISKPDYAVSASFAYSVVTGHNGCLHLEVQVDGKSAHAARPDTGHDALEAATGILAALYAHRPELATRRSDVAGITHPSLTVGLIQGGINTNVVPDRVTFRLDRRMIPEENPAEVEAELRALIEQAAAGREGIRVTIRRILLARPFRSVGDAPRLAALFAAQAQEVLGVPVGQNGIPLYTDARHYSEAGIPTILYGAGPRDLLEANGHRADEKLVLEDLRRATQVVARSLAELLG, encoded by the coding sequence ATGACCGACCTGTCCCCCTCCCTCGCCGCCACTCTCGACGAGGCGGTGAACGCCCGCTTCGACGAGGAGGTCCGTTTCCTGGCCGAACTGGTGAAGGTGCCGTCCGACAACCCGCCGGGCGACTGCGCCCCCCATGCCGTCCGCGCCGCAGAACTGCTGGAGGCGACGGGCTTCACCGTGGAGCGCCACCCGGTCCCGGCCGAGCTGGTGCGGGCCAACGGCATGATCAGCGCCACCAATCTGGTGATCCGCCACCGCTTCGGCGACGGCCCTACGGTCGCGCTGAACGCCCATGGCGACGTGGTGCCGCCGGGCGAGGGCTGGTCGAGCGACCCCTATGGCGCCGAAATCCGCGACGGCGTGATGTATGGCCGCGGTGTCGCGGTGTCGAAGTCGGACTTCGCCACCTATGCCTTCGCGCTGCGGGCGCTGATGGAGTCCAAGGCTGCGCTGAAGGGCACGGTCGAGCTGCATCTGACCTATGACGAGGAGGCCGGCGGCGAAATCGGGCCGAAATGGCTGCTCGACCAGGGAATTTCAAAGCCGGATTATGCGGTGTCGGCCAGCTTCGCCTATTCGGTGGTGACCGGGCACAATGGCTGCCTGCATCTGGAGGTGCAGGTCGACGGCAAGTCCGCCCATGCCGCCCGTCCCGACACCGGCCATGACGCGCTGGAGGCGGCGACCGGCATCCTGGCCGCGCTCTATGCCCACCGGCCGGAGCTGGCGACGCGCCGGTCGGACGTCGCCGGCATCACCCACCCGTCGCTGACCGTCGGGCTGATCCAGGGCGGCATCAACACCAACGTGGTGCCCGACCGTGTCACCTTCCGCCTCGACCGCCGCATGATCCCGGAAGAGAACCCGGCGGAGGTCGAGGCCGAGCTGCGCGCCCTGATCGAACAGGCCGCCGCCGGGCGCGAGGGAATCCGCGTCACCATCCGCCGCATCCTGCTGGCCCGCCCCTTCCGCTCCGTCGGCGACGCGCCGCGGCTGGCGGCGCTGTTCGCCGCCCAGGCTCAGGAGGTGCTGGGCGTTCCGGTCGGCCAGAACGGCATCCCGCTCTACACCGACGCCCGCCATTATTCGGAGGCCGGCATCCCGACCATCCTCTACGGCGCCGGCCCGCGCGACCTGCTGGAGGCCAACGGCCACCGCGCCGACGAGAAGCTGGTGCTGGAAGACCTGCGCAGAGCGACCCAGGTGGTGGCGCGGTCGCTGGCGGAGCTGCTGGGGTAA